Proteins encoded by one window of Acidimicrobiales bacterium:
- a CDS encoding 2-oxoacid:ferredoxin oxidoreductase subunit beta produces the protein MTDVIIDPAATVDDGPAPETSKADWTSDQEVRWCPGCGDYSILTAIQLLMPELGVRREKTVFISGIGCAARFPYYMDTYGVHTIHGRAPAVATGLAMARPDLDVWVIGGDGDMLSIGGNHLIHALRRNINLNVLLINNQIYGLTKGQFSPTSQKGKVTKSSPVGLVARPFNPISVALGAEATFVARTHDMDRRHMQETFRRAHEHEGAAFVEVLQNCNVFNDGVFASITKKDVREDMLIELQHGKPILFGSENQYGVARRPEGVVIVDVAEVGIEYVLVHDENIRNPSTAFSLSRLAKTPATPTPIGVFRAIDRGEFASSVSAQIREVQAQVGQGDLSDLLRSQPTWDV, from the coding sequence ATGACTGACGTGATCATCGATCCGGCGGCCACCGTCGATGACGGACCGGCGCCTGAGACGAGCAAAGCCGACTGGACCAGCGACCAGGAGGTCCGCTGGTGCCCGGGGTGTGGTGATTACTCGATCTTGACCGCCATCCAGCTACTCATGCCCGAGTTGGGTGTGCGCCGCGAGAAGACGGTCTTCATCTCGGGTATCGGGTGCGCGGCCCGGTTCCCGTATTACATGGACACCTACGGAGTGCACACCATCCACGGTCGGGCGCCCGCGGTGGCCACCGGTCTGGCCATGGCCCGACCGGATCTAGACGTGTGGGTTATCGGCGGCGATGGCGACATGTTGTCCATTGGCGGCAATCACCTCATCCACGCGCTACGCCGCAACATCAACCTGAACGTCCTGCTGATCAACAACCAGATCTACGGCCTGACCAAGGGCCAGTTCTCGCCGACCAGTCAGAAGGGCAAGGTGACCAAGTCGTCGCCCGTCGGCCTGGTGGCCCGACCCTTCAACCCGATCAGCGTGGCGTTGGGCGCCGAGGCGACCTTCGTGGCCCGCACGCATGACATGGACCGTCGCCACATGCAGGAGACGTTCCGTCGGGCTCACGAGCACGAGGGAGCGGCGTTCGTCGAGGTGCTCCAGAACTGCAACGTCTTTAACGACGGCGTCTTCGCGTCGATCACCAAGAAGGACGTGCGCGAAGACATGCTCATCGAACTGCAGCACGGAAAGCCGATCCTGTTCGGCTCCGAGAACCAGTACGGCGTCGCGCGGCGCCCCGAGGGTGTCGTCATCGTGGACGTAGCCGAGGTGGGTATCGAGTACGTGCTGGTGCACGATGAGAACATCCGGAATCCGTCGACCGCCTTCTCGCTGTCCCGGCTGGCCAAGACTCCGGCCACCCCCACTCCGATCGGGGTGTTCCGGGCCATTGACCGGGGCGAGTTCGCCTCGTCGGTCTCAGCCCAGATTCGCGAGGTCCAGGCTCAGGTTGGCCAGGGAGACCTCTCGGACCTGTTGCGGTCGCAGCCCACCTGGGACGTCTGA
- a CDS encoding class I fructose-bisphosphate aldolase — MDIASLLGADADDLLGHQCHTISADQLTTPGPDTVTDVYGITDRSPQVLRNLQSLLDHGRLAGTGHVSILPVDQGIEHSAAASFAPNPDYFDPANIVELAIEGGCNAVASTYGVLASVSRRYAHRIPFIVKINHNELLTFPNQFDQVMFGSVDQAFDLGAAGVGATIYFGSPESTRQIQEVSEAFARAHELGMFTVLWCYLRNSGFKVDGVDHHASADLTAQANHLGVTIQADIIKQKLPETNGGYRALPGYGKTHDLVYDELTTDHPIDLCRWQVANCYMGRIGLINSGGASSGASDLAEAVRTAVVNKRAGGMGLISGRKAFQRPMAEGVELLNAIQDVYLDESITLA; from the coding sequence GTGGACATCGCATCCCTGCTCGGCGCTGACGCCGACGACCTACTCGGCCATCAGTGCCACACTATTTCCGCTGACCAGCTGACCACGCCGGGACCCGACACGGTGACCGACGTCTACGGGATCACGGATCGCTCGCCACAGGTCCTCCGTAACCTCCAGTCGCTTCTCGATCACGGCCGTCTGGCTGGTACGGGCCACGTCTCCATCCTTCCGGTCGACCAGGGCATCGAACACTCAGCGGCCGCGTCGTTCGCTCCGAATCCGGACTACTTCGATCCAGCGAACATCGTCGAGTTGGCTATCGAGGGTGGTTGCAACGCGGTGGCCAGCACCTACGGCGTCTTGGCTTCGGTGTCACGCCGGTACGCCCACCGCATCCCGTTCATCGTCAAGATCAACCACAACGAACTGCTGACCTTCCCGAACCAGTTCGACCAGGTCATGTTTGGTTCTGTCGACCAGGCCTTCGACCTCGGAGCGGCCGGGGTGGGGGCCACCATCTACTTCGGCTCGCCCGAGTCCACCCGCCAGATCCAGGAGGTCAGCGAGGCCTTCGCCCGGGCCCACGAACTCGGAATGTTCACGGTGCTGTGGTGCTACCTCCGCAACTCTGGCTTCAAGGTGGACGGCGTTGATCACCATGCCTCCGCCGACCTGACCGCCCAGGCCAACCACCTCGGCGTGACCATCCAGGCCGACATCATCAAGCAGAAGCTCCCGGAGACCAACGGTGGCTACCGGGCCCTGCCCGGTTACGGCAAAACCCACGATCTCGTCTACGACGAGTTGACCACCGACCACCCGATTGATCTCTGTCGCTGGCAGGTGGCCAACTGCTACATGGGACGGATCGGGCTCATCAACAGCGGCGGTGCCTCTTCAGGAGCCAGCGACCTGGCCGAGGCTGTCCGCACCGCAGTTGTCAACAAGCGGGCGGGGGGCATGGGCCTGATCAGCGGGCGCAAGGCATTCCAGCGCCCGATGGCCGAGGGTGTCGAGCTCCTCAACGCCATCCAGGATGTCTACCTCGACGAGTCGATCACCCTGGCCTAG
- a CDS encoding 2-oxoacid:acceptor oxidoreductase subunit alpha, whose amino-acid sequence MTDIAEAPSAPALDEVIIRFAGDSGDGMQLTGDRFTNASAMFGNDLATLPEYPAEIRAPAGTMAGVSAFQVHISDHDITTPGDAPDVLVAMNPAALKSDLQTLVPGGTLIVNRDTFEERNLAKAGFDHNPLEGDDLVGYRLIEVPMTSLTKEACAEFGVKPRDADRSKNFFALGLLSWMYSRPVEPTLDWIEAKFAGKDLIIAANRAAFNAGHAYGETAELGSQRVIVKAAPLEPGTYTNINGNTALSWGLVAASQLSGLPLYLGSYPITPATDILHELSKHKAFGVTTFQAEDEIAAVGAAIGASYGGSLGVTTTSGPGMALKGEAMGLAVSLELPLVIVDIQRGGPSTGLPTKTEAADLMIAMYGRHGESPMPIVAARTPSDCFDTAIEAARIALVHQTPVILLSDGYLANGSEPWRLPELDDLPDIQVRYATEFNTVDEDGNDVFWPFLRGEDGNRPIALPGTPDLMHRLGGIEKEDGSGNVSYDPDNHEYMVRLRNDRIASIPVPDAELEEGSDGDADLLVVGWGSTWGAITGAARRVRAAGGKVDHVQLTHLNPLPANLGDLLRSHRGVLVPELNLGQLVRILRAEYLVDARPLSKVKGQPFTAGEIHIAIGEAMEELSGPAGGSTNEEVA is encoded by the coding sequence GTGACAGACATCGCGGAGGCCCCCTCGGCACCCGCCCTCGACGAGGTCATCATCCGGTTCGCCGGCGACTCGGGCGACGGGATGCAGTTGACGGGTGACCGGTTCACCAATGCCAGCGCCATGTTCGGCAACGACCTGGCCACGTTGCCGGAGTATCCGGCTGAGATCCGGGCTCCAGCCGGCACGATGGCCGGGGTCTCGGCGTTTCAGGTCCACATCTCGGACCATGACATCACCACCCCGGGCGACGCCCCCGACGTGCTGGTGGCCATGAACCCGGCGGCGTTGAAGTCGGATCTCCAGACCCTGGTTCCCGGCGGAACGCTGATCGTCAACCGGGACACCTTCGAGGAGCGGAACCTGGCCAAGGCCGGGTTTGACCACAACCCCCTCGAGGGCGACGACCTGGTGGGCTATCGGCTCATCGAGGTTCCCATGACGTCGTTGACCAAGGAGGCCTGTGCCGAGTTCGGCGTCAAACCCAGGGACGCCGACCGGTCCAAGAATTTCTTCGCCCTCGGCCTGTTGTCGTGGATGTACAGCCGCCCCGTCGAACCAACGCTGGACTGGATCGAGGCCAAGTTCGCTGGCAAGGACCTGATCATCGCCGCCAACCGGGCGGCGTTCAACGCCGGACACGCCTATGGGGAGACCGCGGAGCTGGGCTCCCAGCGGGTCATCGTGAAGGCAGCGCCCCTGGAACCCGGCACCTACACGAACATCAACGGCAACACGGCGTTGTCGTGGGGCCTGGTAGCTGCCTCCCAATTGAGCGGCCTGCCGCTCTACCTCGGGTCGTACCCCATCACCCCAGCCACCGACATCCTCCACGAGCTGTCCAAGCACAAGGCTTTCGGTGTGACGACCTTCCAGGCAGAGGACGAGATCGCGGCGGTCGGTGCGGCGATCGGTGCTTCCTACGGAGGCTCGCTCGGTGTGACGACGACCAGTGGTCCGGGTATGGCGCTCAAGGGCGAGGCCATGGGTCTGGCAGTCAGCCTCGAGTTGCCCCTGGTCATCGTCGACATCCAGCGGGGTGGTCCTTCGACCGGGCTACCCACCAAGACAGAGGCCGCCGACCTGATGATTGCCATGTACGGCCGCCACGGTGAGTCGCCCATGCCCATCGTGGCCGCCCGGACCCCGTCGGACTGCTTCGATACGGCCATCGAGGCGGCACGGATAGCGCTCGTCCATCAGACGCCGGTGATCCTGTTGTCCGATGGCTATCTGGCCAATGGGTCCGAGCCGTGGCGCCTGCCCGAACTCGACGACCTGCCCGACATCCAGGTCCGGTACGCCACGGAGTTCAACACGGTCGACGAGGACGGCAACGACGTGTTCTGGCCGTTCCTGCGCGGAGAGGACGGCAACCGACCGATCGCCCTGCCCGGTACGCCAGACCTCATGCACCGTCTCGGTGGCATCGAGAAGGAGGACGGTTCGGGCAACGTCAGCTACGACCCCGACAACCATGAGTACATGGTCCGCCTGCGCAACGACCGAATCGCGTCGATTCCCGTGCCCGATGCCGAGTTGGAAGAGGGCTCTGACGGCGACGCCGACCTATTGGTGGTGGGTTGGGGTTCGACCTGGGGTGCCATCACCGGTGCTGCCCGCCGAGTGCGTGCCGCCGGCGGGAAGGTCGACCACGTCCAATTGACGCACCTGAACCCGCTGCCCGCCAATCTGGGCGACCTGCTCCGATCCCACCGCGGGGTGCTGGTACCCGAGCTGAACCTCGGGCAACTAGTTCGCATCCTGCGGGCCGAGTACCTAGTTGATGCCCGACCGTTGTCCAAGGTGAAGGGCCAGCCCTTCACAGCCGGAGAGATCCACATCGCCATCGGAGAAGCCATGGAGGAACTCTCCGGACCAGCAGGTGGATCGACCAACGAGGAGGTCGCCTGA
- a CDS encoding TlyA family RNA methyltransferase: MSARRRLDLELVRRGLVEGRGAAQDVIEDGRVTVDGAPADKAARLVDPGQAVVVTGAPPKYVSRGGRKLEAALDRFGIDPTGHRVVDVGASTGGFTDCVLQRGAVSVVAIDVGRGQLHQRLMVDDRVAVHERTNVRGVDGTALGAPFGLLVADLSFISLRTVMPDLVGLVAEGASLVLLVKPQFEAGKAEVDRGSGVIRDPEVWLTVLKAVDVSVRGHAAAIMEGMPSPITGADGNVEFLVHVRAGTVGTPLDTTGLVAEALRSREQAVDR; the protein is encoded by the coding sequence GTGAGTGCCCGCCGGCGTCTCGACCTGGAGCTGGTGCGACGCGGGTTGGTTGAGGGGCGAGGCGCGGCCCAGGACGTCATCGAGGATGGTCGGGTGACGGTGGACGGGGCGCCGGCCGATAAGGCGGCGCGCCTCGTGGATCCGGGACAGGCCGTGGTCGTGACAGGAGCGCCGCCGAAGTACGTGTCCCGTGGTGGTCGGAAGTTGGAGGCCGCCCTCGACCGGTTCGGGATTGATCCGACCGGCCACCGGGTGGTCGACGTTGGGGCGAGCACCGGCGGTTTTACCGATTGCGTACTTCAACGTGGTGCGGTCTCGGTGGTGGCCATCGACGTGGGGCGGGGTCAGCTCCACCAACGGCTAATGGTCGATGATCGGGTGGCGGTCCACGAGCGGACCAACGTCCGGGGGGTCGACGGGACGGCCCTCGGCGCTCCGTTCGGTCTGCTGGTAGCCGATCTCTCGTTCATTTCGCTACGAACCGTGATGCCTGACCTAGTCGGGTTGGTGGCTGAAGGCGCTTCTCTGGTGCTGCTGGTAAAGCCCCAGTTCGAGGCTGGAAAGGCCGAGGTCGATCGGGGAAGCGGTGTGATCCGGGACCCCGAGGTCTGGTTGACGGTGCTCAAGGCGGTCGACGTTTCGGTTCGCGGGCACGCAGCGGCCATCATGGAGGGGATGCCTTCTCCGATCACCGGTGCCGATGGAAACGTGGAGTTCCTCGTGCACGTGCGCGCCGGCACAGTGGGAACGCCACTGGACACAACAGGTCTGGTGGCTGAGGCCCTTCGATCCCGGGAGCAGGCGGTGGATCGCTGA
- the recN gene encoding DNA repair protein RecN produces MLAELRITGLGVIDEVEVVFGPGLTALTGETGAGKTMVMGAVELLLGGRADPSIVRPGATEAVVEGRFILGDGAGDREHVLRRVVPVEGRSRAYVDGHLETAASLAEVAGRLVDLHGQHAHQRLLGAAAQREALDRFGAIDLTPLADTRRRLAEIDAELASFGGDDRARAREIDLLRFQVAELDAAGLADPTEDDRLAAEELLLGDAVAHREAAAAALELLDGDGPASDAVGRALAALDGRSPFDPAMGRLAGLAAELGDVASDLRGIAEGLEEDPARLEVVGERRRLLAELRRKYGDDLGSVMAYQSDVSDRLKALEDHEARAATLDAERLAVEAACAEAAATVRSARRRAAPGLADRVCEHLRALAMPTATVEVGVDGEAGEEVEFRLAPNSGSSMLPLVRVASGGELARTMLAVGMVLTASPPVQLFDEVDAGVGGEAAHRIGEALAALATDRQVLVVTHLAQVAAYADHQMLVAKFDDGHSTAASVRPLDADERVVELSRMLSGSPDSETARGHATELLHAARGL; encoded by the coding sequence ATGCTTGCCGAACTACGGATCACCGGACTGGGAGTGATCGACGAGGTCGAGGTGGTGTTCGGTCCTGGCCTCACCGCGCTTACCGGTGAGACCGGTGCTGGCAAGACCATGGTCATGGGCGCTGTCGAGCTACTGCTGGGCGGACGGGCCGATCCGTCGATCGTGCGGCCCGGAGCGACAGAGGCCGTCGTAGAGGGCCGGTTCATACTTGGTGACGGCGCCGGCGACCGGGAGCACGTACTCCGGCGGGTAGTGCCCGTCGAAGGTCGAAGCCGCGCCTACGTGGACGGGCACCTGGAGACGGCAGCAAGCCTCGCCGAGGTGGCCGGCCGCCTCGTCGACCTCCACGGACAACACGCCCATCAACGTCTGCTGGGTGCCGCAGCGCAGCGGGAAGCGCTGGACCGGTTCGGTGCGATCGACCTGACGCCGCTGGCCGACACCCGTCGACGGCTGGCTGAGATCGACGCCGAGTTGGCCTCCTTTGGCGGGGACGATCGGGCCCGAGCCCGTGAGATCGACCTTCTCCGCTTCCAGGTGGCCGAGCTAGACGCCGCCGGGCTGGCCGACCCGACAGAGGACGACCGTCTGGCCGCTGAGGAACTCCTGTTGGGAGACGCCGTGGCCCACCGTGAGGCCGCCGCAGCAGCGCTCGAACTATTGGACGGCGACGGCCCGGCGTCCGATGCGGTGGGTCGTGCGTTAGCCGCGTTGGATGGGCGATCGCCATTTGACCCAGCGATGGGTCGCCTGGCCGGCTTGGCCGCGGAGCTGGGGGACGTGGCTTCGGACCTCCGGGGGATCGCCGAGGGTCTCGAGGAAGATCCGGCCCGTCTGGAGGTGGTGGGGGAGCGACGGCGTCTGCTGGCCGAGCTGAGACGCAAGTATGGCGATGATCTTGGGTCGGTGATGGCCTACCAGAGCGACGTGTCCGATCGCCTGAAGGCTCTAGAGGACCACGAGGCCCGAGCCGCGACGCTCGATGCGGAACGTCTGGCTGTCGAGGCTGCCTGCGCGGAGGCAGCCGCCACGGTTCGGAGCGCCCGTCGTCGGGCCGCTCCAGGTCTGGCCGACCGGGTCTGCGAGCATCTCCGGGCGCTGGCCATGCCGACGGCCACCGTCGAGGTCGGAGTCGATGGCGAGGCAGGCGAGGAGGTCGAGTTTCGTCTCGCCCCCAACTCGGGGTCGTCGATGCTGCCGTTAGTACGGGTGGCTTCGGGCGGCGAGTTGGCCCGCACCATGCTGGCCGTAGGCATGGTCCTGACAGCGTCACCACCGGTTCAGCTGTTCGATGAGGTGGATGCCGGCGTGGGGGGCGAGGCGGCGCACCGGATCGGGGAGGCGCTGGCCGCGCTGGCCACTGATCGACAGGTCCTCGTGGTGACCCACCTGGCTCAGGTTGCGGCCTACGCCGACCATCAGATGCTGGTGGCCAAGTTCGACGATGGTCACAGCACAGCGGCCTCGGTCAGGCCGCTGGATGCCGACGAACGGGTAGTGGAGCTTTCCCGGATGCTCTCGGGTTCTCCGGACAGCGAGACCGCCCGGGGCCACGCCACCGAGCTCCTTCATGCCGCACGCGGTCTGTGA
- a CDS encoding NAD(+)/NADH kinase gives MALVVLVVHEERPEAVAQADALAAVLVGDGHQVNRSDDPGFTTTGMDDATDLVVSLGGDGSILRAVDLLDGRSAPILGVNHGELGYLATVEPADAHASVVRVLAGEHDLEERMMLRVEVYRAGASATAPEVIDHALNEVVVERSAGGQTIRVGVSLDGESFTSYAADGLIAATPTGSTAYAFSARGPIVDPLHRAIQLTPVSPHMLFDRTLVLEPSTEVGMEVLGRRAATCTVDGRSVADLAGGDRVMCTAADRVVRLVTFGPRDLRGLLVNRFGLADR, from the coding sequence ATGGCGCTCGTCGTGCTAGTCGTCCACGAGGAGCGCCCCGAGGCTGTAGCTCAGGCCGACGCTTTGGCTGCTGTCCTGGTGGGCGACGGCCATCAGGTAAACCGCTCCGACGATCCCGGCTTCACGACTACGGGTATGGATGACGCCACGGATCTGGTGGTGAGCCTGGGCGGGGACGGGTCGATCCTGCGGGCCGTCGACCTCCTGGATGGCCGGTCCGCTCCGATCCTGGGGGTAAACCACGGCGAACTGGGGTATCTGGCCACCGTGGAGCCCGCCGACGCCCACGCTTCGGTGGTTCGGGTATTGGCCGGCGAACACGATCTTGAGGAGCGGATGATGCTCAGGGTCGAGGTGTACCGGGCCGGCGCTTCGGCGACTGCCCCCGAGGTGATCGACCATGCCCTCAACGAAGTCGTCGTCGAGCGGAGTGCCGGCGGCCAGACCATCCGGGTGGGAGTATCTCTCGACGGCGAGTCGTTCACCTCTTACGCTGCTGACGGATTGATCGCCGCCACGCCCACCGGGTCGACGGCCTACGCCTTCTCGGCACGTGGACCAATCGTGGATCCGCTGCATCGGGCTATCCAACTGACACCCGTGTCGCCCCACATGCTCTTCGACCGGACCCTGGTTCTGGAACCATCCACCGAAGTGGGCATGGAGGTGCTGGGCAGACGGGCCGCCACCTGCACGGTGGACGGCCGGTCGGTGGCCGACCTTGCTGGGGGAGATCGTGTCATGTGTACGGCTGCCGACAGGGTGGTCCGTCTGGTGACCTTCGGCCCCCGAGACCTCCGCGGCCTGCTGGTGAACCGTTTCGGGCTCGCCGACCGTTGA
- a CDS encoding CTP synthase yields the protein MTKHIFVTGGVASSLGKGLTAASLGRLLKQRGLRVVIQKLDPYINVDPGTMNPFEHGEVFVTDDGGETDLDLGHYERFIDENLTRDSNATTGSIYSSVIAAERHGEYLGRTVQVIPHITDEIQRRIRRLAGDDVDVLITEVGGTVGDIEILPFLEAIRQFRLDVGPTNVCYVHVTLVPFIGPSGEHKTKPTQHSVTELRSAGIQPDAIVCRSDEPISDDLERKISRLSNVPFSGVVNCPDAGSLYEIPLVVHDEGLDQFVCDALHLITDPPDLTEWRALNERVGRATKPVRVGLIGKYVSLVDAYLSVVESLKHAGIHHGADVEIDWIQAEDVEGLLGENRLRDLDGIVIPGGFGERGVEGKIAAAGFARENDVPCLGLCLGLQCMTIEYARNVLGLERAHSSEFDPASPHPVIDLMESQRDVADMGGTMRLGAYVAQLQPGSRVAEIYGTDVVSERHRHRYEFNPRYRARFEGSGFVCSGESPDGRLVEFIELESHPFWIATQAHPEFKSRPDRPAPLFREFIAASLERAHGRNPQLLDLSDGSDDNAGADVVG from the coding sequence GTGACGAAACACATCTTCGTGACGGGAGGGGTGGCGAGTTCGCTCGGTAAGGGCCTGACTGCCGCCTCCCTCGGACGCCTTCTCAAGCAACGCGGTCTTCGGGTTGTCATCCAGAAGCTCGATCCATACATCAACGTGGATCCGGGAACGATGAACCCCTTTGAACATGGGGAGGTCTTCGTCACCGATGACGGTGGTGAGACCGACCTGGACCTCGGTCACTACGAACGGTTCATCGACGAGAACCTGACCCGGGACTCCAACGCGACCACCGGGTCGATCTATTCCTCGGTTATCGCAGCCGAACGCCACGGCGAGTACCTGGGCCGGACCGTCCAGGTCATCCCCCACATCACCGATGAGATCCAGCGTCGGATCCGACGGCTGGCCGGCGACGACGTCGACGTCCTCATTACTGAGGTCGGCGGCACGGTTGGCGACATCGAGATCCTTCCCTTCCTCGAGGCCATCCGACAGTTCCGTCTCGATGTGGGCCCTACCAACGTCTGCTACGTCCACGTGACCCTGGTGCCGTTCATTGGCCCGTCGGGCGAACACAAGACGAAGCCCACGCAGCACTCAGTGACCGAACTCCGCAGCGCCGGCATCCAACCCGACGCCATCGTGTGTCGGAGCGACGAGCCGATCAGCGACGATCTGGAACGCAAGATTTCCAGACTCTCCAACGTGCCGTTCAGTGGTGTCGTCAACTGCCCGGACGCTGGCAGCCTCTACGAGATCCCGTTGGTTGTCCACGACGAGGGTCTCGACCAGTTTGTGTGCGACGCCCTGCATCTGATCACCGACCCGCCCGACCTGACCGAGTGGCGAGCGCTTAACGAGCGAGTGGGCCGGGCCACCAAGCCGGTTCGGGTCGGCCTCATCGGCAAGTACGTGAGCCTGGTCGATGCCTATCTGTCGGTTGTCGAGTCACTGAAGCACGCCGGCATTCACCACGGTGCCGACGTCGAGATCGACTGGATCCAGGCCGAGGACGTCGAAGGGCTCCTCGGCGAGAATCGCCTGCGGGACCTTGACGGGATCGTCATCCCCGGCGGATTCGGTGAGCGCGGCGTGGAGGGCAAGATTGCCGCAGCCGGCTTTGCCCGGGAGAACGACGTGCCCTGCCTCGGGCTGTGCCTCGGGTTGCAGTGCATGACGATCGAGTACGCCCGAAACGTGCTCGGTCTGGAGCGAGCACATTCCAGCGAGTTCGACCCGGCATCGCCCCACCCGGTCATTGACCTGATGGAGTCCCAGCGCGACGTGGCCGACATGGGTGGGACCATGCGTCTGGGCGCCTACGTGGCCCAACTCCAACCAGGTTCACGGGTGGCCGAGATCTACGGCACCGACGTGGTGTCCGAGCGCCACCGTCACCGCTACGAGTTCAACCCGAGATATCGGGCTCGATTCGAGGGATCGGGCTTCGTATGTTCCGGAGAATCCCCTGATGGGCGTCTGGTCGAGTTCATCGAACTCGAGAGCCACCCCTTCTGGATCGCTACCCAGGCGCATCCCGAGTTCAAGAGTCGCCCCGATCGGCCGGCGCCGCTGTTTCGCGAGTTCATAGCTGCCTCGCTCGAGCGGGCCCATGGCCGGAACCCCCAACTGCTCGACCTCAGCGATGGCAGCGATGACAATGCAGGAGCAGACGTCGTCGGCTGA
- a CDS encoding enoyl-CoA hydratase-related protein, giving the protein MDLLLVDHPADGIRRLTLNRPDKRNALSHPLRGALLDALVAADVDDSVRVTVVRGAGSCFSSGYDLGGGNEGHELPFPTTPGDGQWPRHVTDGWMGIWDLAKPVIAQVHGWCLAGGSELATGCDLVYVADDARMGYPAVRFGVPDMHFHAWFLGMRKAMEMMVTGDSITGTEAVELGWANAAFPVDDLDEAVLEVAGRIAAMPPDVVQLNKRAVHRQMEYMGMRAGIRAGTEICALGVHSASMAQFLSEVAESGLTEALQQRDEPFGDYRTGGPTRGLEP; this is encoded by the coding sequence ATGGACCTGCTGCTGGTCGACCATCCGGCCGACGGGATCCGTCGACTGACCCTCAACCGGCCGGACAAGCGAAACGCGTTGAGTCATCCGCTACGGGGCGCTCTACTCGACGCTCTGGTGGCTGCCGATGTCGATGACTCGGTGAGGGTCACCGTCGTCAGAGGTGCAGGAAGCTGCTTTTCGTCGGGGTACGACCTGGGCGGGGGGAACGAGGGGCACGAACTTCCCTTCCCGACCACGCCCGGGGACGGCCAGTGGCCCCGCCACGTGACCGACGGATGGATGGGCATCTGGGACCTGGCCAAACCGGTCATCGCCCAGGTGCACGGCTGGTGTCTGGCAGGCGGGAGCGAGTTAGCAACCGGTTGCGACCTCGTCTACGTGGCCGATGACGCCCGGATGGGATATCCGGCAGTGCGATTCGGTGTGCCCGACATGCACTTCCACGCCTGGTTCCTCGGGATGCGAAAGGCCATGGAGATGATGGTCACCGGTGACTCGATCACCGGAACGGAGGCCGTTGAACTGGGCTGGGCCAATGCGGCCTTTCCGGTGGACGACCTCGATGAGGCCGTGCTCGAGGTGGCTGGCCGGATCGCCGCCATGCCGCCTGACGTGGTCCAGTTGAACAAGAGGGCCGTGCACCGGCAGATGGAATACATGGGGATGCGGGCGGGGATCCGTGCGGGCACCGAAATCTGTGCGCTGGGTGTGCACTCGGCATCGATGGCCCAGTTCCTCTCCGAGGTTGCCGAGTCCGGACTCACGGAAGCCCTGCAACAGCGAGACGAACCGTTCGGGGATTACCGGACGGGGGGCCCGACCCGGGGGCTTGAACCGTAG
- a CDS encoding HAD-IIA family hydrolase produces the protein MAWALDLDGVVWRGTDGVPGAGEAVRLLQDSGERVLFVTNNSGRPVSDTEDKLAGLGIDAMGGVVTSGMAAARLVVPGERVLGMCGPGCREELERVGAEVVRDGMVDTVVVGFHDDFDYRGLTAAVQAVLGGARLLGTNDDVTFPAHDGLRPGAGSLLAAVVAATGATPELAGKPYGPMCELVRDLADAGDVEKESAGTAETGHVMVGDRPDTDGRFARALGWRWSLVLSGLIGKDDLPVDPDSDTVHDDLLACVLEYLGERERLG, from the coding sequence ATGGCGTGGGCACTGGACCTTGACGGCGTTGTCTGGCGGGGTACCGACGGGGTACCGGGGGCGGGTGAAGCAGTCCGACTCCTGCAGGATTCGGGTGAGCGCGTCCTATTCGTGACAAATAACTCGGGTCGGCCGGTTTCTGACACCGAAGACAAGTTGGCTGGTCTGGGAATCGACGCCATGGGTGGCGTGGTCACGTCGGGAATGGCCGCCGCCCGTCTGGTGGTCCCCGGAGAGCGGGTGCTGGGGATGTGTGGTCCCGGTTGCCGCGAGGAGCTCGAACGGGTGGGTGCCGAGGTGGTGCGGGACGGGATGGTCGACACGGTGGTGGTCGGCTTCCACGATGACTTCGACTACCGGGGCCTGACGGCCGCCGTGCAGGCGGTCCTAGGGGGCGCCCGACTGCTGGGCACCAACGATGACGTGACCTTCCCGGCCCACGACGGGTTACGGCCCGGAGCCGGCTCGTTGCTGGCCGCGGTGGTTGCCGCTACGGGGGCGACGCCCGAACTGGCGGGCAAGCCCTACGGGCCGATGTGTGAGCTGGTCCGCGATCTGGCAGACGCCGGGGACGTTGAAAAGGAGTCCGCTGGCACCGCGGAGACGGGCCACGTGATGGTGGGGGACCGGCCCGACACTGATGGGCGATTTGCCCGGGCGTTGGGCTGGCGTTGGTCTCTGGTCCTCTCAGGCCTGATCGGGAAGGACGATCTGCCGGTGGATCCAGATTCCGACACGGTGCACGACGACCTGCTCGCATGTGTCCTCGAGTACCTGGGTGAACGGGAGCGTCTGGGGTGA